One Coffea arabica cultivar ET-39 chromosome 5c, Coffea Arabica ET-39 HiFi, whole genome shotgun sequence DNA window includes the following coding sequences:
- the LOC113691068 gene encoding auxin response factor 6 isoform X1, which produces MRLSTPGLSTPPQPEEGEKKCLNSELWHACAGPLVSLPAVGSRVVYFPQGHSEQVAASTNKEVDAHIPNYPGLPAQLICQLHNLTMHADVETDEVYAQMTLQPLSAQEQKDVCLLPAELGTASKQPTNYFCKTLTASDTSTHGGFSVPRRAAEKVFPTLDYTLQPPAQELIAKDLHGNEWKFRHIFRGQPKRHLLTTGWSVFVSAKRLIAGDSVIFIWNENNQLLLGIRRASRPQTVMPSSVLSSDSMHIGLLAAAAHAAATNTRFTIFYNPRASPSEFVIPLAKYAKAVYHTRVSVGMRFRMLFETEESSVRRYMGTITGISDLDPVRWPNSHWRSVKVGWDESTAGERQPRVSLWEIEPLTTFPMYPSPFSLRLKRPWPSGLPSLPGLNSSDMNINAQLSWLRGDIGGQGIQSLNFQGFGATPWMQPRLDASVLGLQPDIYQAMTAAALQETRNFDPSKVANQSLLPFSQNTSSGSASLVQSQMLQQSQSQQNFIQSFPEDQVIAQAQLLQQQLQRHLSCDLQQQVQPSQQLHAQIQQQQQISKNVSNFSTIESVTQSQFSPLQALGSTCQQQTFSDINHVTSTNSSSMQSLLNSFSSDGASHLLNVHGVYSLASPCSSSKRIALDSQLSSRATQSVAARADNMSTPDSKVSDLSTLLPPVSGREFAQFKGMTDSQNNGLFGINSDSSLMLQNGISHLINGSGESESFSVPFATSTYTSALGTDLPLSSDMTTSSCMDESVFMQSAENVDQANPPTKTFVKVHKSGSFGRSLDISKFSSYHELRSELARMFGLEGLLEDPQRSGWQLVFVDRENDVLLLGDDPWQEFVNNVWYIKILSPLEVQQMGKEGIDLPNSAPLHRLPSSGNSCDDYMSQKETRNSMNGIPSVGSLHY; this is translated from the exons ATGAGGTTATCTACTCCAGGGTTGAGTACTCCTCCTCAGCCAGAGGAAG GGGAGAAGAAGTGCTTGAATTCAGAGCTATGGCATGCTTGTGCTGGCCCGTTGGTGTCCCTTCCAGCTGTGGGAAGCCGAGTAGTGTATTTTCCTCAAGGTCATAGTGAGCAG GTTGCTGCCTCAACCAACAAGGAGGTAGATGCTCACATCCCTAACTATCCTGGCTTGCCAGCACAGCTCATATGTCAGCTTCACAATCTGACCATGCAT GCTGATGTGGAAACTGATGAAGTATATGCTCAGATGACCCTGCAGCCGCTAAGTGCA CAAGAGCAAAAAGATGTTTGTCTACTACCTGCTGAACTTGGCACTGCAAGCAAGCAGCCAACTAACTACTTCTGTAAAACACTGACTGCAAGTGACACGAGTACTCATGGTGGATTTTCTGTTCCTCGTCGAGCTGCAGAAAAAGTTTTTCCTACTCTT GATTATACTCTGCAGCCTCCAGCTCAAGAGTTGATTGCAAAAGATCTTCATGGCAATGAATGGAAATTTCGGCATATCTTTCGTG GCCAGCCAAAGAGGCATCTGCTTACAACAGGTTGGAGTGTGTTTGTAAGTGCAAAGAGGCTTATTGCTGGTGACTCTGTAATTTTTATCTG GAATGAAAATAATCAGTTGCTTCTGGGGATTAGGCGTGCTAGCCGCCCACAAACTGTCATGCCTTCGTCAGTATTATCAAGTGATAGCATGCACATAGGTCTTCTTGCTGCTGCAGCTCATGCTGCTGCAACCAATACCCGCTTTACTATATTCTACAATCCTAG GGCTAGTCCATCAGAATTCGTTATACCTTTAGCCAAATATGCTAAGGCTGTATATCATACAAGGGTTTCAGTTGGCATGCGCTTTCGGATGCTATTTGAAACAGAAGAATCAAGTGTTCGTAG ATACATGGGAACAATTACTGGCATTAGTGATCTAGATCCTGTTCGCTGGCCAAATTCACATTGGCGATCTGTGAAG GTTGGATGGGATGAATCAACAGCAGGGGAGAGGCAGCCTAGAGTTTCCTTGTGGGAGATTGAACCATTGACTACTTTCCCTATGTATCCTTCTCCATTCTCCCTTAGACTAAAACGACCATGGCCGTCAGGATTACCCTCCTTACCAG GCCTCAACAGCAGTGATATGAACATAAATGCCCAACTTTCATGGCTTCGAGGTGATATTGGTGGTCAGGGGATTCAGTCActaaattttcaaggatttGGTGCTACGCCCTGGATGCAGCCACGGCTTGATGCTTCTGTGCTTGGTTTGCAGCCGGATATCTATCAAGCAATGACAGCTGCTGcactccaagaaacaagaaattttgaTCCTTCCAAggttgcaaatcagtcccttcTGCCATTTTCACAGAATACCTCCAGTGGATCTGCTTCACTTGTTCAGAGTCAGATGTTGCAGCAATCTCAGTCTCAGCAAAATTTTATCCAAAGCTTTCCAGAAGACCAGGTAATTGCTCAGGCTCAGCTTTTACAGCAACAGTTGCAGCGTCATCTCTCTTGTGATTTGCAGCAGCAAGTTCAGCCCTCACAACAATTGCATGCACAAATTCAGCAGCAGCAACAAATCTCGAAGAACGTCTCAAACTTCTCTACAATAGAGTCTGTTACCCAATCCCAATTTTCACCTTTGCAGGCCTTGGGTTCAACATGCCAGCAGCAGACCTTCTCTGATATCAATCATGTAACAAGCACTAATAGTTCTTCAATGCAGAGTCTTCTTAATTCATTTTCCAGTGATGGAGCATCTCACCTACTCAACGTGCATGGCGTCTACTCTCTAGCCTCTCCTTGCTCTTCATCAAAGAGAATTGCACTGGACTCTCAGCTCTCTTCTCGAGCTACTCAGTCCGTGGCAGCCCGGGCAGACAACATGTCAACACCTGATTCTAAGGTCTCTGACCTTTCCACTTTATTGCCTCCTGTTTCAGGTAGAGAATTTGCGCAATTTAAAGGAATGACTGATTCTCAGAACAATGGTTTGTTTGGAATTAATAGTGACTCCTCCCTTATGCTGCAAAATGGGATTTCACATCTTATAAATGGTAGTGGTGAAAGCGAATCATTTTCTGTACCATTTGCTACCTCTACATATACAAGTGCTTTGGGCACTGATTTGCCACTTAGTTCAGACATGACCACCTCAAGTTGTATGGATGAATCAGTCTTCATGCAGTCCGCTGAAAACGTGGACCAAGCAAACCCACCAACTAAAACCTTTGTGAAG gttcacaaatcaggGTCCTTCGGACGATCGCTTGATATCTCCAAATTTAGCAGCTACCATGAGCTGCGGAGTGAACTGGCTCGCATGTTTGGCCTTGAAGGCCTGTTGGAGGACCCTCAGAGATCAGGCTGGCAGCTTGTATTTGTTGACCGAGAGAACGATGTTCTTCTCCTCGGTGATGACCCTTGGCA
- the LOC113691068 gene encoding auxin response factor 6 isoform X2, with translation MRLSTPGLSTPPQPEEGEKKCLNSELWHACAGPLVSLPAVGSRVVYFPQGHSEQVAASTNKEVDAHIPNYPGLPAQLICQLHNLTMHADVETDEVYAQMTLQPLSADYTLQPPAQELIAKDLHGNEWKFRHIFRGQPKRHLLTTGWSVFVSAKRLIAGDSVIFIWNENNQLLLGIRRASRPQTVMPSSVLSSDSMHIGLLAAAAHAAATNTRFTIFYNPRASPSEFVIPLAKYAKAVYHTRVSVGMRFRMLFETEESSVRRYMGTITGISDLDPVRWPNSHWRSVKVGWDESTAGERQPRVSLWEIEPLTTFPMYPSPFSLRLKRPWPSGLPSLPGLNSSDMNINAQLSWLRGDIGGQGIQSLNFQGFGATPWMQPRLDASVLGLQPDIYQAMTAAALQETRNFDPSKVANQSLLPFSQNTSSGSASLVQSQMLQQSQSQQNFIQSFPEDQVIAQAQLLQQQLQRHLSCDLQQQVQPSQQLHAQIQQQQQISKNVSNFSTIESVTQSQFSPLQALGSTCQQQTFSDINHVTSTNSSSMQSLLNSFSSDGASHLLNVHGVYSLASPCSSSKRIALDSQLSSRATQSVAARADNMSTPDSKVSDLSTLLPPVSGREFAQFKGMTDSQNNGLFGINSDSSLMLQNGISHLINGSGESESFSVPFATSTYTSALGTDLPLSSDMTTSSCMDESVFMQSAENVDQANPPTKTFVKVHKSGSFGRSLDISKFSSYHELRSELARMFGLEGLLEDPQRSGWQLVFVDRENDVLLLGDDPWQEFVNNVWYIKILSPLEVQQMGKEGIDLPNSAPLHRLPSSGNSCDDYMSQKETRNSMNGIPSVGSLHY, from the exons ATGAGGTTATCTACTCCAGGGTTGAGTACTCCTCCTCAGCCAGAGGAAG GGGAGAAGAAGTGCTTGAATTCAGAGCTATGGCATGCTTGTGCTGGCCCGTTGGTGTCCCTTCCAGCTGTGGGAAGCCGAGTAGTGTATTTTCCTCAAGGTCATAGTGAGCAG GTTGCTGCCTCAACCAACAAGGAGGTAGATGCTCACATCCCTAACTATCCTGGCTTGCCAGCACAGCTCATATGTCAGCTTCACAATCTGACCATGCAT GCTGATGTGGAAACTGATGAAGTATATGCTCAGATGACCCTGCAGCCGCTAAGTGCA GATTATACTCTGCAGCCTCCAGCTCAAGAGTTGATTGCAAAAGATCTTCATGGCAATGAATGGAAATTTCGGCATATCTTTCGTG GCCAGCCAAAGAGGCATCTGCTTACAACAGGTTGGAGTGTGTTTGTAAGTGCAAAGAGGCTTATTGCTGGTGACTCTGTAATTTTTATCTG GAATGAAAATAATCAGTTGCTTCTGGGGATTAGGCGTGCTAGCCGCCCACAAACTGTCATGCCTTCGTCAGTATTATCAAGTGATAGCATGCACATAGGTCTTCTTGCTGCTGCAGCTCATGCTGCTGCAACCAATACCCGCTTTACTATATTCTACAATCCTAG GGCTAGTCCATCAGAATTCGTTATACCTTTAGCCAAATATGCTAAGGCTGTATATCATACAAGGGTTTCAGTTGGCATGCGCTTTCGGATGCTATTTGAAACAGAAGAATCAAGTGTTCGTAG ATACATGGGAACAATTACTGGCATTAGTGATCTAGATCCTGTTCGCTGGCCAAATTCACATTGGCGATCTGTGAAG GTTGGATGGGATGAATCAACAGCAGGGGAGAGGCAGCCTAGAGTTTCCTTGTGGGAGATTGAACCATTGACTACTTTCCCTATGTATCCTTCTCCATTCTCCCTTAGACTAAAACGACCATGGCCGTCAGGATTACCCTCCTTACCAG GCCTCAACAGCAGTGATATGAACATAAATGCCCAACTTTCATGGCTTCGAGGTGATATTGGTGGTCAGGGGATTCAGTCActaaattttcaaggatttGGTGCTACGCCCTGGATGCAGCCACGGCTTGATGCTTCTGTGCTTGGTTTGCAGCCGGATATCTATCAAGCAATGACAGCTGCTGcactccaagaaacaagaaattttgaTCCTTCCAAggttgcaaatcagtcccttcTGCCATTTTCACAGAATACCTCCAGTGGATCTGCTTCACTTGTTCAGAGTCAGATGTTGCAGCAATCTCAGTCTCAGCAAAATTTTATCCAAAGCTTTCCAGAAGACCAGGTAATTGCTCAGGCTCAGCTTTTACAGCAACAGTTGCAGCGTCATCTCTCTTGTGATTTGCAGCAGCAAGTTCAGCCCTCACAACAATTGCATGCACAAATTCAGCAGCAGCAACAAATCTCGAAGAACGTCTCAAACTTCTCTACAATAGAGTCTGTTACCCAATCCCAATTTTCACCTTTGCAGGCCTTGGGTTCAACATGCCAGCAGCAGACCTTCTCTGATATCAATCATGTAACAAGCACTAATAGTTCTTCAATGCAGAGTCTTCTTAATTCATTTTCCAGTGATGGAGCATCTCACCTACTCAACGTGCATGGCGTCTACTCTCTAGCCTCTCCTTGCTCTTCATCAAAGAGAATTGCACTGGACTCTCAGCTCTCTTCTCGAGCTACTCAGTCCGTGGCAGCCCGGGCAGACAACATGTCAACACCTGATTCTAAGGTCTCTGACCTTTCCACTTTATTGCCTCCTGTTTCAGGTAGAGAATTTGCGCAATTTAAAGGAATGACTGATTCTCAGAACAATGGTTTGTTTGGAATTAATAGTGACTCCTCCCTTATGCTGCAAAATGGGATTTCACATCTTATAAATGGTAGTGGTGAAAGCGAATCATTTTCTGTACCATTTGCTACCTCTACATATACAAGTGCTTTGGGCACTGATTTGCCACTTAGTTCAGACATGACCACCTCAAGTTGTATGGATGAATCAGTCTTCATGCAGTCCGCTGAAAACGTGGACCAAGCAAACCCACCAACTAAAACCTTTGTGAAG gttcacaaatcaggGTCCTTCGGACGATCGCTTGATATCTCCAAATTTAGCAGCTACCATGAGCTGCGGAGTGAACTGGCTCGCATGTTTGGCCTTGAAGGCCTGTTGGAGGACCCTCAGAGATCAGGCTGGCAGCTTGTATTTGTTGACCGAGAGAACGATGTTCTTCTCCTCGGTGATGACCCTTGGCA
- the LOC113691068 gene encoding auxin response factor 6 isoform X3 yields MRLSTPGLSTPPQPEEGEKKCLNSELWHACAGPLVSLPAVGSRVVYFPQGHSEQVAASTNKEVDAHIPNYPGLPAQLICQLHNLTMHADVETDEVYAQMTLQPLSAQEQKDVCLLPAELGTASKQPTNYFCKTLTASDTSTHGGFSVPRRAAEKVFPTLDYTLQPPAQELIAKDLHGNEWKFRHIFRGQPKRHLLTTGWSVFVSAKRLIAGDSVIFIWNENNQLLLGIRRASRPQTVMPSSVLSSDSMHIGLLAAAAHAAATNTRFTIFYNPRASPSEFVIPLAKYAKAVYHTRVSVGMRFRMLFETEESSVRRYMGTITGISDLDPVRWPNSHWRSVKVGWDESTAGERQPRVSLWEIEPLTTFPMYPSPFSLRLKRPWPSGLPSLPGLNSSDMNINAQLSWLRGDIGGQGIQSLNFQGFGATPWMQPRLDASVLGLQPDIYQAMTAAALQETRNFDPSKVANQSLLPFSQNTSSGSASLVQSQMLQQSQSQQNFIQSFPEDQALGSTCQQQTFSDINHVTSTNSSSMQSLLNSFSSDGASHLLNVHGVYSLASPCSSSKRIALDSQLSSRATQSVAARADNMSTPDSKVSDLSTLLPPVSGREFAQFKGMTDSQNNGLFGINSDSSLMLQNGISHLINGSGESESFSVPFATSTYTSALGTDLPLSSDMTTSSCMDESVFMQSAENVDQANPPTKTFVKVHKSGSFGRSLDISKFSSYHELRSELARMFGLEGLLEDPQRSGWQLVFVDRENDVLLLGDDPWQEFVNNVWYIKILSPLEVQQMGKEGIDLPNSAPLHRLPSSGNSCDDYMSQKETRNSMNGIPSVGSLHY; encoded by the exons ATGAGGTTATCTACTCCAGGGTTGAGTACTCCTCCTCAGCCAGAGGAAG GGGAGAAGAAGTGCTTGAATTCAGAGCTATGGCATGCTTGTGCTGGCCCGTTGGTGTCCCTTCCAGCTGTGGGAAGCCGAGTAGTGTATTTTCCTCAAGGTCATAGTGAGCAG GTTGCTGCCTCAACCAACAAGGAGGTAGATGCTCACATCCCTAACTATCCTGGCTTGCCAGCACAGCTCATATGTCAGCTTCACAATCTGACCATGCAT GCTGATGTGGAAACTGATGAAGTATATGCTCAGATGACCCTGCAGCCGCTAAGTGCA CAAGAGCAAAAAGATGTTTGTCTACTACCTGCTGAACTTGGCACTGCAAGCAAGCAGCCAACTAACTACTTCTGTAAAACACTGACTGCAAGTGACACGAGTACTCATGGTGGATTTTCTGTTCCTCGTCGAGCTGCAGAAAAAGTTTTTCCTACTCTT GATTATACTCTGCAGCCTCCAGCTCAAGAGTTGATTGCAAAAGATCTTCATGGCAATGAATGGAAATTTCGGCATATCTTTCGTG GCCAGCCAAAGAGGCATCTGCTTACAACAGGTTGGAGTGTGTTTGTAAGTGCAAAGAGGCTTATTGCTGGTGACTCTGTAATTTTTATCTG GAATGAAAATAATCAGTTGCTTCTGGGGATTAGGCGTGCTAGCCGCCCACAAACTGTCATGCCTTCGTCAGTATTATCAAGTGATAGCATGCACATAGGTCTTCTTGCTGCTGCAGCTCATGCTGCTGCAACCAATACCCGCTTTACTATATTCTACAATCCTAG GGCTAGTCCATCAGAATTCGTTATACCTTTAGCCAAATATGCTAAGGCTGTATATCATACAAGGGTTTCAGTTGGCATGCGCTTTCGGATGCTATTTGAAACAGAAGAATCAAGTGTTCGTAG ATACATGGGAACAATTACTGGCATTAGTGATCTAGATCCTGTTCGCTGGCCAAATTCACATTGGCGATCTGTGAAG GTTGGATGGGATGAATCAACAGCAGGGGAGAGGCAGCCTAGAGTTTCCTTGTGGGAGATTGAACCATTGACTACTTTCCCTATGTATCCTTCTCCATTCTCCCTTAGACTAAAACGACCATGGCCGTCAGGATTACCCTCCTTACCAG GCCTCAACAGCAGTGATATGAACATAAATGCCCAACTTTCATGGCTTCGAGGTGATATTGGTGGTCAGGGGATTCAGTCActaaattttcaaggatttGGTGCTACGCCCTGGATGCAGCCACGGCTTGATGCTTCTGTGCTTGGTTTGCAGCCGGATATCTATCAAGCAATGACAGCTGCTGcactccaagaaacaagaaattttgaTCCTTCCAAggttgcaaatcagtcccttcTGCCATTTTCACAGAATACCTCCAGTGGATCTGCTTCACTTGTTCAGAGTCAGATGTTGCAGCAATCTCAGTCTCAGCAAAATTTTATCCAAAGCTTTCCAGAAGACCAG GCCTTGGGTTCAACATGCCAGCAGCAGACCTTCTCTGATATCAATCATGTAACAAGCACTAATAGTTCTTCAATGCAGAGTCTTCTTAATTCATTTTCCAGTGATGGAGCATCTCACCTACTCAACGTGCATGGCGTCTACTCTCTAGCCTCTCCTTGCTCTTCATCAAAGAGAATTGCACTGGACTCTCAGCTCTCTTCTCGAGCTACTCAGTCCGTGGCAGCCCGGGCAGACAACATGTCAACACCTGATTCTAAGGTCTCTGACCTTTCCACTTTATTGCCTCCTGTTTCAGGTAGAGAATTTGCGCAATTTAAAGGAATGACTGATTCTCAGAACAATGGTTTGTTTGGAATTAATAGTGACTCCTCCCTTATGCTGCAAAATGGGATTTCACATCTTATAAATGGTAGTGGTGAAAGCGAATCATTTTCTGTACCATTTGCTACCTCTACATATACAAGTGCTTTGGGCACTGATTTGCCACTTAGTTCAGACATGACCACCTCAAGTTGTATGGATGAATCAGTCTTCATGCAGTCCGCTGAAAACGTGGACCAAGCAAACCCACCAACTAAAACCTTTGTGAAG gttcacaaatcaggGTCCTTCGGACGATCGCTTGATATCTCCAAATTTAGCAGCTACCATGAGCTGCGGAGTGAACTGGCTCGCATGTTTGGCCTTGAAGGCCTGTTGGAGGACCCTCAGAGATCAGGCTGGCAGCTTGTATTTGTTGACCGAGAGAACGATGTTCTTCTCCTCGGTGATGACCCTTGGCA